Within Cystobacter ferrugineus, the genomic segment CTGTCTCTATTCAAGAGGAGAAGGGCAGAAATCGCGCGGCGCTCGCCTCGCCCGCCGCGCCGTGACGGTGGCTCAACCCGGGAACGCCGTAGCGACGCTCGCGGCGACGCGGGCATGGGCCTCGTCGCGCAGCGGCTCGCCGTGGGCGCTGATCAGGTGGCGGAACGGCAGCGCGAGCAGGCGGCGGAAGTCGTCCGCGCGCGGCTTGCAGGCGTCGATCCACGTCGACGGGAGGTTCGCGGGGCGGATCAGCCCCTGCGCGGCGAACATCGCCCCGCACTCCGGCGAGAAGAAGCGGTCGACGTGCGTCCAGTTCTGGATCGCGTCGCAGGTGATCAAGATGCCGCCCTCGCGGGCGAGCAGGACCGCGGCCTCGGGAAAGCGCGCCGACGCGAACACGAACACCGCGCCGTTCGCGAACGGGAACGGGCCGCCCTCGGCCAGCGGGCACCCAGTCGCGCGGCCGTCGGCGTGGGTCGCCGCTGGCAGCGCCCACAGCGTCGCGCCGTAGCGGTCGCAGTAGAACGGGTCGTCGCGGCCGTGGAACGCCCCCAGTCGGACGACGTGGCGGACCTCGCCGAGTCCCTCGAGCGCGCGCAGCCCGTCGTCGTCGAGGCGGACCGTGTTCAGCAGCGTCAGCGCGCCAGCCTCGCGGACCACGGTCATCGTCCGGCTGGTCTGCAAGTCGATGCCAGCGTGGGACGTCTTGTTGGTCCCGACGACGACGAACACCTCGGGGAACGCGGCCTCGAGCGCTCCGTGCGGCCAGGCCGGACTGTACTCGAACATCGGCGGCACCTCGCGCGCGAAGATGCCGCGACCGCCGCCCACCGTCAAACCGGAGCAGAACGTCGTTCTCAGAGTCACATTGACTCCATCCCTGGTCATTATGACTTCATGTGTTGCAGTCATAATGACCACGACAGTCATCAAGCCCTTGATTTCAAAGGCCTGCTTTTCTGGCGCGATTCTTGTTCTCGAAGCTCGCGTCGCGGCGATGCCGTGACGACCTCTCTTCTGGAACAGGAAAGTGCCATGTCACCACACGAATTCGAGAATCGCCTTGCCGTCGTCACCGGTGCCAGCTCCGGCATCGGGCTGGCCGTCGTGGAGCGCCTGCTGGAACAAGGCGCCCAGGTCCTGGCCATGAGTCGGCGCCCAGGGGAGTTGGCGGGACTGCAAGCTCGTTTCGGCAAGCGGCTGCAGTGGCAGGCCGGCGACGTCACCCAGGCGGCCGATCGGGCCGCGCTGGCTCGGTTGGCGCGGGACTTCGGCCCCGTCCACTACCTGGTTCCCAACGCCGGGATCGCCCGCCTCGCCGATGGCCTGGAGGCATCGGCCTTCGACTCGCAGTGGGCGGTCAACGGCGCTGGCGCCCTCGACACCCTGGCGGCACTGAACAACCAGTTGGCGGCGTCCGCCTCGGTCGTGTTCATCGGGACCTTCCTCTCGCAGGTGACCTTCCCGGGCCTGGCTGCCTATATCGCCTCGAAGGCCGCGCTGAAGGCCCACGTACGCACCCTGGCGGTGGAAATGGCGGCTCGTGGCGTGCGCCTGAACATGGTGTCCCCCGGACCGACCGATACCCCCATCTGGTCCACCCTGGGTCTGGGCAACGACGAACTCGCCGCGGTGGCTGGCAGCGTCAATCAGCGTCTGCTGGGCGGCCGCTTCCTCGAACCCGGCGCGGTGGCCGATACCATTCTCTTCCTGCTGTCCCAAGCCGCGCGCGGCCTCTACGGCCAGGACCTGGTGGTGGACGCCGGCTATACCCTGCGCTGAACCCGATGCCCCCGCCCTGGTGGCGGGGGCACGCAGTTGCAGCATCAGCAGGTGCTTGAGGGCTCGAAGCCCGGCGCGATATGCGTATCGAATATGGAAACCAACATGCTTCATCGGGGCCGTCTCATCGACCATCTCCAGTTGGTCGTGCGAGACCTCGCGGCGAGCAAGCGCTTCTACTCGGCTGTTCTCGGCGCGCTGGGCATTCCTCTCGGCGGAGAAGGCGCGGATTACTTCTGGGCAGACGAGCTGTTCGTCTCCTCCGAGAATTCGCGCGCGGCGGCCGGAGCACTGACCGGTCGGATGCACTTCGCCTTTCAGGCGACATCTCGCGAGGCTGTCGAGCGCTTCCACGTCGCCGGTCTGGAGAACGGCGGCCGGGACAACGGAGCTCCGGGCGTCCGTCCCTACCATCCCGGCTACTACGCGGCCTTCCTGCTCGACCCTGACGGGAACAACGTGGAGGCGGTGTTCCATGGGCCCGCGAGTCGAAGCGCCGAGTCGATTGTCGTGAAGTTCTGAACCCGATTCCGCCTGGGCCAGGGCCGAGGTCGTTCCGATGTGACGAGCCCGTCACACACCTGCAAGAAGCAGGTGAGTTGAGTCGTGGACGGTTGAGGAGGTGGCGGCGCTGCGTCACACAGTCGTGGCAAAGGTGCCCGAGGGGAGGACCGTCCGGATGTGGAAGCCGTGGTGGGGAGTGCTCGCGGTGGTGGTGCTGCTGGCGGCCTGCAAGGAGTCGAGCCAGGGGACTTCCAGTGCACCCGATGCCACGCGCGAGCCCCAGGCGGCGAGCGGCGGGCGGCCCGTGGTGCTGACGGTGGCCTACGGCAGTGAGAAGAAGAGCTGGTTCGAGGAGCAGTCGCGAGCCTTCGAGCGCAGCGGGGCGAAGACGAAGTCGGGCCGGCCCATCCGGGTGGAGGGCCAGGCGATGGGCTCGGGCGAGGCGGTGCAGGACATTGTCTCCGGCAGGCTCCGGGCGCACGTCTACAGCCCGGCCTCCAGCGCGTACCTGTCGCTGCTCAACAACGCGTGGATGACGTCCAAGGGCAAGACGACGCCGGTGGTGAGCGAGGGCGAGCCGCTGCTGCTCTCGCCCATCGTCATCGCCATGTGGAAGCCCATGGCACAGGCGCTGGGCTGGCCGGGCAGGCCCCTTGGCTGGGCGGACCTGATGAAGGTGGCGGCGGGCAAGCGGGGCTGGGGCGCGTACGGGCATCCCGAGTGGGGCCGCTTCAAGCTGGGCCACACCCACCCGGACTCCTCCAACTCGGGCCTGCTGTCGGTGCTGGCCGAGGCCTACGCGGGCTCGGGCAAGACGCGCGGGCTGACGGTGGCGGACGTGGAGAGCAAGAAGACGAAGGCGCTGCTGACAGAGATCGAGGGCACGGTGGTGCACTACGGCAAGTCCACCGGCTTCTTCTCGGACAAGATGCTGCAGCGAGGGCCGGGCTACCTGTCGGCGGCGGTGCTGTACGAGAACCTGGTCATCGAGTCCCACGGCAAGCAGACAGACGCGCCGTTCCCGCTGGTATCCATCTACCCGGTGGAGGGCACCTTCTGGTCGGATCATCCGTACGCGGTGCTGAACGCGGACTGGGTGGGCCCCGAGGAGCGCGAGGCGGCGCGGGCCTTCCTGGCCTTCCTCAAGGCGCGGCCGGCACAGGAGCGCGCGCTGGCTCTGGGCTTCCGTCCGGCGAACCCCGCGGTGGCCATCACGGCGCCGGTGGACGCGGAGCACGGCGCGGATCCCAAGCAGCCACGGACGCTGCTGGAGGTGCCCGGCGCGGACGTGCTGGAGAAGCTGCTGGCCGTGTGGCGCGAGACGAAGAAACCCACGGACGTCACCTTCGTCTTCGACAAGTCCGGCAGCATGACGGGCCTCCCGCTCACCGAGGCCAAGGTGGGGGCGAAGCGCTTCCTGGAGGCGCTGTCGGACCGGGACGAGGTGACGCTCGTCCTCTTCGACAACAACGTGTACCCGCCCCTGGGCCCCATGGCGCTCGGCAAGGGCCGCGCGGAGCTGCTCGGCCACGTCGACAACATCATCGCCGACGGGGGCACGGCCCTCTATTCGGCCACCCAGACCGCCTACACGCTCGCTCGGGAACGGGCACGGAAGGAGCCGGGGAAGATCCACGCCGTGGTGGTGATGACGGACGGCATGGACGATAGCAGCACCATCACGCTGGGGGACCTGGAGCAGGGCCTGAACACTTCGAGTGGGGAGAACCCAGTGCGCATCTTCACCATCGCCTACGGCGAAGACGCCGAGGGCAAGGTGCTCGAACGCATCGCCGAGGCGGCCAAGGGCTCTAGTTCGAAGGGCGGCGTGGAGGACATCGTCCAGGTGTACCGGGACATGGCGTCCTTCTTCTGAGACGCGGTCCGTCCTGGCCCTTCTCACCCGATTGGCTGTCTCAGCTCGCTGAGCGGCACGATCAGGAGCGCGCGCGAGACAAAGGAGCCGATCCAGAGCTCGTCACCGACGACGATGGCGCTCGTGCCCCCACTGAAGGTCTCGTTCGCGCCTCGCTTGAAGAGCGTGGTCGCCTGGAAGGTGGTCGGATCGACGCGGGCCACCTCCGTGTCAACGCCGCACATCACGACGAATCCACACAGGGCAACGATGGCGATGGAATTCGGGTGCCCTGTCGCGAGAATGGAGCCGTCGGGCGCGAACCGGATGTTGTCTGGATGAAAGCCAAGGTCGACGGACCGGGGGGGCGTGGCGGCTCCATCGAGGGGGACTTCGTGCACCTTGCTGTTGTTGTACTCGTTCACGTACAGGCGCGTGCCGTCCGGCGACACGAGGATGCCGTTGTCTCCTTTGAGGCGGGTCCCCGGAACCTCGCTCCAACCGCCGCCAGGCCCCCACCGCAACACCGCACCTTCTGAGTCTGACGAAGACGGAAGGTGCGGAATGGTGACGACGATGCCGCCGTCCGGCAGTGGTGCGATGGAGTTGGCCGCATGCTCCGCGGGCAGCACGACACAGCCGGTCCAGGTCAGCTCGGGCCCCTCGGCGGAAACCCGGACGTCGAACACCTCGATCGACTCGCGACCGCCGTGGTTGACCGCGTAGAGCGTGTGCTCTCCCTCGCCGCGGGCACGGAGCGCAATCCCGTGCGCGGAGAAGAGCTTCGGATCGGGCGCCCCGGGGCAGTCTCGGTAGGTCGGCGCGCTCGGGCGCGAGAACTCGGGTGTCAGGGCGCGGAAGGCTTCGTCGCTCATCCTGACGGCGAACAGGCCGCCCCCGACCCAATCGTCGTTCCCCATATTGCCCGCTATGACCCAATCACTGTCCCCGAGGCGCAGCATGTCCTCTGGCTTGTTGAGCCCACACACGGCGTGGACGCCGCTCGTGAGCTCGCACTCCCTGCCCTCCCCTCGCCCGGCCGGCCATAGCTTCCAGTAGAGAGCGAACGCCGCAACGAACACCAGAAAAGCGAGGAGGCCGCGTGCGGCGATGCGCACGCCCCTCCTGCTGAAAAAGCGACGGGGGGCGGCGGGTGCCCGTGTCGCATCCCCGCCAGGTGTCGGAATGTCTTTCACCCAGATCTCCTTTTTTCGCATGTCAAAAGAACCAGCAGGGTCGCGCCACGAGCCCCCGGATGCCTGCGCTCAGCCCTGCAACTCGCGCAGCGTCACCGAGGGTGGCGCGTCCAGCACCCGCCGGGTGGCGAACATGCCCGCGCTCACCGCCGCGAGCACCCCCATCCCGCCACCCACTCCCACCAGCCGCCAGTCCGCCTGCCATGGCAGTCCGAACACCTGCGTGGCGATGACTCCGGCCAGGACGGAGGCGGCGAACGCCGCGGTGAGGCCCGACAGCAGGCCAATGGCCGCGAACTCCGAGGCCTGCGCGAGCCGCAACTGCCGGCGGCTGCCACCCAGCACCCGCATCACGCCACCTTCCAGCAGGCGCTCGTCCTGACTGGCGCTGACCGCGGCCATCAGCACCAGCAGGCCCGCGAGCAGCGAGAAGTAGAACACCACTTCCACTACGGTGGAGACCTGGTCCGCGGTGCCGCGCACCTGCTCGAGCATCGCATCCACATCCACCACCGAGAGGTTGGGGAAGCGGGACACCAGCTCCGCGGTGAAGCGCGTGCGCTCGGGGGGCACGTGCATCGCGGTGATGTAGCTGGCCGCATAGCCCGCGAGCGAGCCCGGCGACACCAGCACGATGAAGTTCGGCCGGAAGCTCTCCCACTCCACCTCGCG encodes:
- a CDS encoding SDR family NAD(P)-dependent oxidoreductase; protein product: MSPHEFENRLAVVTGASSGIGLAVVERLLEQGAQVLAMSRRPGELAGLQARFGKRLQWQAGDVTQAADRAALARLARDFGPVHYLVPNAGIARLADGLEASAFDSQWAVNGAGALDTLAALNNQLAASASVVFIGTFLSQVTFPGLAAYIASKAALKAHVRTLAVEMAARGVRLNMVSPGPTDTPIWSTLGLGNDELAAVAGSVNQRLLGGRFLEPGAVADTILFLLSQAARGLYGQDLVVDAGYTLR
- a CDS encoding VWA domain-containing protein → MWKPWWGVLAVVVLLAACKESSQGTSSAPDATREPQAASGGRPVVLTVAYGSEKKSWFEEQSRAFERSGAKTKSGRPIRVEGQAMGSGEAVQDIVSGRLRAHVYSPASSAYLSLLNNAWMTSKGKTTPVVSEGEPLLLSPIVIAMWKPMAQALGWPGRPLGWADLMKVAAGKRGWGAYGHPEWGRFKLGHTHPDSSNSGLLSVLAEAYAGSGKTRGLTVADVESKKTKALLTEIEGTVVHYGKSTGFFSDKMLQRGPGYLSAAVLYENLVIESHGKQTDAPFPLVSIYPVEGTFWSDHPYAVLNADWVGPEEREAARAFLAFLKARPAQERALALGFRPANPAVAITAPVDAEHGADPKQPRTLLEVPGADVLEKLLAVWRETKKPTDVTFVFDKSGSMTGLPLTEAKVGAKRFLEALSDRDEVTLVLFDNNVYPPLGPMALGKGRAELLGHVDNIIADGGTALYSATQTAYTLARERARKEPGKIHAVVVMTDGMDDSSTITLGDLEQGLNTSSGENPVRIFTIAYGEDAEGKVLERIAEAAKGSSSKGGVEDIVQVYRDMASFF
- a CDS encoding SMP-30/gluconolactonase/LRE family protein — its product is MRIAARGLLAFLVFVAAFALYWKLWPAGRGEGRECELTSGVHAVCGLNKPEDMLRLGDSDWVIAGNMGNDDWVGGGLFAVRMSDEAFRALTPEFSRPSAPTYRDCPGAPDPKLFSAHGIALRARGEGEHTLYAVNHGGRESIEVFDVRVSAEGPELTWTGCVVLPAEHAANSIAPLPDGGIVVTIPHLPSSSDSEGAVLRWGPGGGWSEVPGTRLKGDNGILVSPDGTRLYVNEYNNSKVHEVPLDGAATPPRSVDLGFHPDNIRFAPDGSILATGHPNSIAIVALCGFVVMCGVDTEVARVDPTTFQATTLFKRGANETFSGGTSAIVVGDELWIGSFVSRALLIVPLSELRQPIG
- a CDS encoding VOC family protein; amino-acid sequence: MLHRGRLIDHLQLVVRDLAASKRFYSAVLGALGIPLGGEGADYFWADELFVSSENSRAAAGALTGRMHFAFQATSREAVERFHVAGLENGGRDNGAPGVRPYHPGYYAAFLLDPDGNNVEAVFHGPASRSAESIVVKF